A genomic segment from Psychrobacter arcticus 273-4 encodes:
- the alr gene encoding alanine racemase — protein MRTITIKPAAITHNLNQVKKFAPETKVLAMVKANAYGHGVAAVLPALQQANGVGVATLIEALEARQLGWDKTIALIEGAFTVDEWRQAIEHDISCVIHHAPQLTWALEHTPPVHCATRVVWLKYNTGMNRLGFNADGVIVAAQRLHEAGYQLILTTHFANADDQTHPLNAMQIQRFNDMLSTLQETVSADVQGSLCNSAGIVNFPTHHHDWVRPGIMLYGSTPVIDQSAYELDLQAAMEFSAQIIALQTVNAGEGIGYGSRWLAQQDTRTALVSVGYGDGYPRVIADKTYVTVIDTINHQSYPCTVIGRVAMDMIVIDVSNVPEGTALNSKVILWGNAPRVDEVATHAGTISYELLCRLSLRPQRLQG, from the coding sequence ATGCGCACAATCACTATTAAACCTGCCGCCATTACTCATAATCTTAATCAAGTTAAAAAATTTGCACCAGAAACCAAAGTCCTTGCTATGGTAAAAGCCAATGCCTATGGACATGGGGTTGCTGCTGTCTTGCCAGCGCTGCAACAAGCCAATGGGGTTGGTGTAGCAACCTTGATAGAGGCGCTGGAAGCAAGGCAGTTGGGCTGGGACAAAACGATTGCTCTGATTGAAGGAGCATTTACTGTCGATGAATGGCGACAAGCTATTGAGCACGATATCAGTTGCGTGATTCATCATGCGCCGCAATTGACATGGGCGTTAGAGCATACGCCACCTGTTCATTGCGCAACTCGTGTCGTTTGGCTAAAATACAATACAGGTATGAACCGCTTGGGCTTTAATGCCGATGGCGTTATTGTCGCGGCTCAGCGTTTACATGAAGCAGGCTACCAGCTGATTTTGACCACCCACTTTGCCAACGCTGACGACCAGACGCATCCATTAAATGCCATGCAAATCCAGCGTTTTAATGACATGCTTAGCACTTTGCAAGAAACCGTCAGCGCAGATGTTCAAGGCTCATTATGCAATTCTGCTGGTATTGTTAATTTCCCCACACATCATCATGATTGGGTACGCCCAGGCATCATGCTATATGGCAGTACACCTGTCATTGACCAAAGTGCGTATGAGCTAGACTTGCAAGCAGCCATGGAATTTAGTGCTCAAATTATTGCACTGCAAACTGTCAATGCAGGTGAGGGAATCGGTTATGGTAGTCGCTGGCTGGCACAACAAGATACCAGAACCGCACTGGTGAGTGTCGGCTATGGTGATGGCTATCCACGTGTGATTGCCGATAAGACTTACGTTACTGTCATTGATACCATCAACCATCAAAGCTATCCATGTACTGTGATTGGGCGAGTAGCAATGGATATGATTGTCATTGATGTTAGCAACGTACCAGAGGGCACTGCATTAAATAGCAAAGTAATACTATGGGGTAATGCGCCACGTGTCGATGAAGTCGCTACTCATGCAGGTACGATTAGTTATGAGTTGCTGTGCCGCTTAAGCTTACGCCCTCAACGACTACAGGGATAA
- the pdxA gene encoding 4-hydroxythreonine-4-phosphate dehydrogenase PdxA — MQKKLPLLITTGEPAGIGMDIVLLLAAEGKLQDFDRPVWVTADATAMQKRADELIAAGILEICPPWKTLNANDATIIEEDFLNQMSQQNINGGTVNDDNAFILFNIPCAAPVVCGKVDTNNSSMVAQQLQIAHKLAINKTVAAIVTGPLQKSALIDADIKLLDGTMFSGHTEFFMQQSGCDKVVMMLANQAMKVALVTTHLALKDIPAAITADNVRQTVQIVIDDMREKFGLTQPRILVCGLNPHAGEGGHLGTEEIEIINPVLQCFINAGIDISEAMPADTLFTPRHLANCDAVIAMYHDQGLPVLKSHGFGDTVNLTLGLPYIRTSVDHGTALDLAGRGGASATSLYQALIMANEMANKSLVN, encoded by the coding sequence ATGCAAAAAAAATTACCACTATTAATCACGACTGGTGAACCTGCGGGCATCGGTATGGACATCGTGCTGCTGCTAGCGGCAGAGGGTAAGTTACAAGATTTTGATCGTCCAGTTTGGGTCACTGCTGATGCGACTGCCATGCAAAAACGCGCCGATGAGCTCATTGCTGCGGGCATACTCGAAATCTGCCCACCTTGGAAAACGCTCAATGCAAATGATGCAACTATAATAGAAGAAGATTTTTTAAATCAAATGTCACAGCAGAATATTAACGGTGGCACGGTTAATGATGACAATGCTTTTATCTTATTCAATATACCTTGTGCTGCGCCCGTAGTTTGCGGAAAAGTCGATACCAATAACTCATCAATGGTCGCACAGCAATTGCAAATTGCGCATAAACTGGCAATCAACAAAACAGTCGCCGCTATCGTCACCGGACCATTGCAAAAATCAGCATTGATAGATGCCGATATTAAGTTGCTAGATGGCACTATGTTTAGTGGTCATACTGAGTTTTTTATGCAGCAAAGTGGCTGTGATAAAGTGGTCATGATGCTCGCTAACCAAGCCATGAAAGTCGCGCTTGTGACCACTCATTTAGCATTAAAAGATATCCCTGCTGCCATCACCGCCGATAACGTACGTCAAACGGTACAAATTGTCATCGATGATATGCGCGAGAAATTTGGCTTGACCCAGCCCCGTATTTTGGTCTGTGGTCTCAATCCACATGCAGGCGAGGGTGGGCATTTAGGGACTGAAGAGATTGAGATTATCAATCCAGTACTACAATGTTTTATTAATGCTGGGATAGATATATCAGAGGCGATGCCGGCGGACACTTTGTTTACGCCAAGACATTTAGCCAACTGCGATGCAGTGATTGCCATGTATCATGACCAAGGATTGCCCGTGCTCAAATCGCATGGCTTTGGGGATACGGTCAATCTTACCTTAGGACTGCCTTATATTCGCACCTCGGTCGATCACGGTACGGCGCTTGATTTAGCAGGACGCGGCGGTGCCAGTGCAACCAGCCTATACCAAGCACTCATCATGGCAAATGAGATGGCGAATAAATCACTCGTAAATTAA
- the arsH gene encoding arsenical resistance protein ArsH yields MLKINNERSGTVFAPANLAEIDLDKACANDLPNIDLSYIEPIDIESLIGANDPRHAPRILVLYGSLRTRSFSKLAAEEASRLLRWYGCEVKMFDPSGLPLPDDADIEHPKVQELRELAQWSEGMLWVSPERHGSMTSIMKAQIDWIPLSLGGVRPTQGKTLAVMQVSGGSQSFNTVNQLRILGRWMRMITIPNQSSIPKAFLAFNDENRMDKSPLYLRLVDVCEELVKFTWLTRGRSAYLTDRYSERVESAEEVSQRVNQKSS; encoded by the coding sequence ATGCTAAAGATAAATAATGAACGCTCTGGAACGGTTTTTGCTCCTGCTAATTTGGCTGAGATAGATTTAGACAAAGCGTGTGCTAATGACTTGCCCAATATCGATTTAAGCTATATCGAGCCCATCGATATTGAGTCTTTAATAGGAGCAAATGACCCGCGTCATGCACCAAGAATATTGGTGTTATACGGCTCATTGCGCACGCGCTCATTCTCAAAGCTGGCAGCCGAGGAGGCGAGTCGTCTATTGCGCTGGTATGGTTGTGAGGTGAAGATGTTCGACCCATCTGGCTTGCCATTACCGGATGATGCCGATATAGAGCATCCTAAAGTACAAGAGCTGCGTGAGCTTGCACAGTGGTCTGAAGGTATGCTGTGGGTCAGTCCTGAACGCCACGGTAGTATGACCAGTATCATGAAAGCACAAATCGATTGGATTCCGCTGTCATTAGGCGGTGTCCGTCCGACTCAAGGTAAGACTCTAGCGGTGATGCAAGTGAGTGGCGGCAGTCAAAGTTTCAATACAGTCAATCAGCTGCGTATTCTAGGGCGCTGGATGCGCATGATCACTATCCCCAATCAATCGTCTATTCCAAAAGCCTTTCTAGCGTTTAATGATGAAAATCGCATGGATAAATCCCCTTTATATCTGCGCCTCGTTGATGTCTGCGAGGAGTTGGTGAAGTTCACGTGGCTCACTCGTGGACGCTCAGCCTATCTGACGGATCGTTACTCTGAAAGGGTCGAGAGTGCTGAAGAGGTCTCGCAACGTGTCAATCAAAAATCGAGTTGA
- the dnaB gene encoding replicative DNA helicase → MADTEKTDDLLNQTPPHNIDIEKALLASLMSIEEAYDKIADIVTKDDFYAGRHQYIFDAIAHLAAVNEPYDTVMVHDWLEAQKLLKSAGGDSYLADILSQSPATLFNLTAYAQRVRELSTLRQLITTGNDMLTLAYNPKDQTVSDILDNVEAKIFSINEQHNKRAEQRGPVGITAVLTNVLDKIQELKSNPDGMIGLQTPFVELNNKTQGLQAGDLVIVAARPSMGKTTFAMNLAEGILFNEDLPVVVFSMEMPAESIVMRLLSSWGAINQTHLRSGQMNEDEWAKMMNAIQHLQSKHLYIDDSTALPPSELRSRCRRIAKNHDGKLGAIIVDYLQLMKVPGLDGNRVGEISEISRSLKALARELECPVIALSQLNRSLENRPNKRPIMSDLRESGAIEQDADLIMFIYRDEVYNENTDHKGVAEIIIGKQRNGPIGTIRLGFEGQFTRFINLTPEYYQNVSFENDE, encoded by the coding sequence ATGGCAGATACTGAAAAAACCGACGACTTACTCAATCAAACACCGCCGCACAATATCGATATTGAAAAGGCATTGCTAGCGTCTTTGATGAGTATCGAAGAGGCATATGACAAAATTGCAGATATTGTCACCAAAGACGATTTTTATGCTGGACGACACCAGTATATTTTTGATGCCATTGCTCATTTAGCCGCCGTCAATGAGCCTTATGATACCGTCATGGTGCACGATTGGTTAGAGGCACAAAAACTGCTCAAAAGCGCAGGTGGTGACAGTTATTTGGCAGATATTTTGAGCCAAAGCCCTGCCACCTTATTTAACCTGACCGCTTACGCCCAGCGCGTGCGTGAGCTGTCTACGCTACGTCAGCTCATTACCACCGGTAATGATATGTTGACCCTAGCCTACAACCCCAAAGACCAAACCGTCAGCGATATTTTGGACAACGTAGAAGCAAAAATATTTAGTATCAATGAGCAACATAACAAACGTGCTGAGCAGCGTGGACCTGTAGGTATTACCGCCGTATTGACCAATGTCCTTGATAAAATCCAAGAACTTAAATCAAACCCAGATGGCATGATTGGCTTACAAACACCATTTGTTGAGCTCAATAATAAAACCCAAGGCTTGCAAGCAGGCGATTTAGTCATTGTGGCTGCCCGTCCATCGATGGGTAAAACCACCTTTGCCATGAACTTAGCAGAAGGGATTTTATTTAATGAAGATTTGCCCGTGGTGGTATTTTCGATGGAGATGCCCGCAGAATCTATCGTGATGCGCTTGCTGTCATCGTGGGGCGCCATCAATCAGACGCACCTGCGTTCTGGGCAAATGAACGAAGATGAATGGGCAAAAATGATGAACGCCATTCAGCATTTGCAGTCAAAGCATCTATATATTGATGACAGTACTGCCCTGCCACCATCTGAGCTGCGCTCACGCTGTCGCCGTATTGCCAAAAACCATGATGGCAAGCTTGGCGCTATCATTGTCGATTACCTACAATTAATGAAAGTACCAGGTCTAGATGGTAACCGTGTTGGAGAGATCTCTGAGATTTCTCGGAGCTTAAAAGCGCTGGCACGTGAGCTTGAATGTCCGGTTATCGCCTTATCGCAGCTTAACCGTAGCCTAGAAAATCGCCCTAACAAACGCCCTATTATGTCAGATCTGCGTGAATCTGGTGCGATTGAGCAGGATGCCGATTTGATTATGTTCATCTATCGTGATGAGGTTTATAATGAGAATACAGACCATAAAGGGGTGGCTGAAATTATCATTGGTAAACAGCGTAATGGTCCTATCGGCACCATACGTTTAGGTTTTGAAGGGCAATTTACCCGCTTTATCAATTTGACTCCAGAATACTATCAAAACGTCAGTTTCGAGAATGACGAATAA
- the rsmA gene encoding 16S rRNA (adenine(1518)-N(6)/adenine(1519)-N(6))-dimethyltransferase RsmA, whose amino-acid sequence MSKISFDAQSISNSLRAAKHQPRKRFGQNFLHDRSVIREIVESIRLERDDNLIEIGPGMGALTEPLLAEVDAMTVVELDRDLADSLRIRIGANSHPNFTIIKDNAMHVDYRELYSEERGKLRVVGNLPYNISTPILFHLLSYADVIEDMHFMLQKEVVERITADVGSKTYGRLSVIMQYHCHTDYLLTVPRGAFNPPPKVTSAVFRLTPHIIKPVVAEDEEYFALVVRETFNHRRKTLRAIFKKSTLLPTLSEDDFAACAIDPQARPETLNVKDFVNLSNQARTIPV is encoded by the coding sequence ATGTCCAAAATTTCGTTTGATGCTCAATCCATTTCTAACAGCCTACGTGCTGCAAAACACCAACCGCGTAAACGCTTTGGTCAAAATTTCTTACATGACCGTAGTGTTATCCGTGAGATTGTTGAGAGCATTCGCTTAGAGCGCGATGATAATTTGATTGAGATTGGACCAGGGATGGGCGCACTAACTGAGCCATTGTTGGCAGAAGTAGATGCGATGACTGTAGTCGAGCTGGATCGTGATTTGGCAGATAGCTTGCGTATTCGTATCGGTGCCAACAGTCACCCAAACTTCACCATTATCAAAGACAATGCCATGCATGTGGATTATCGGGAGCTGTATAGCGAGGAGCGCGGCAAGTTACGCGTGGTGGGTAATCTACCGTATAACATTTCTACGCCTATCTTATTTCATTTGCTCAGCTATGCCGATGTGATTGAAGACATGCATTTTATGCTGCAAAAAGAAGTGGTCGAGCGTATTACCGCTGACGTTGGTAGTAAAACTTACGGTCGCCTATCTGTCATTATGCAGTATCACTGCCATACGGATTATCTACTAACCGTACCGCGCGGTGCTTTTAATCCACCGCCAAAAGTGACCAGTGCTGTTTTTCGTCTGACCCCGCATATCATTAAGCCAGTCGTGGCAGAAGATGAAGAGTATTTTGCATTGGTAGTGCGCGAAACCTTTAATCATCGCCGTAAAACATTGCGCGCTATCTTTAAAAAATCAACGCTATTGCCGACGTTGAGCGAAGACGATTTTGCGGCTTGCGCCATCGACCCACAAGCCCGCCCTGAAACCTTAAATGTGAAAGATTTCGTGAATTTGAGCAATCAGGCGCGTACTATACCGGTATAA
- a CDS encoding arsenic transporter, protein MLAFIIFIVTLGLVIWQPKGLGIGWSAMGGALVALAFGVVQLSDVGIVWDIVWDATFTFVALIIISLILDEAGFFAWAALHVARLGNGQGRLLFPMIVMLGAFISAFFANDGAALLLTPIVIAILLRLDFSPPSALAFIIATGFIADTASLPLVTSNLVNIVSANYFDIGFGRYAAVMVPVNIVSVLATLAVLWIFYARHIPTHYSMANLSAPESAIEDPLVFKAAFPLLALLLVAYFATESLGIPVSLITGTAALLLMAIAGRVWQGGRGTVMSVPNILRKAPWQIVLFSIGMYLVVYGLGNAGLTAYGAQILNWLGKQGALVATLGTGFLSAIVASIMNNMPSTLVGALAIDSAQVPAATRELMIYANVIGNDLGPKFTPIGSLATLLWLHVLAEKDYKISWGQYMKIGLIITPPVLFVTLLALAFWLPYLS, encoded by the coding sequence ATGCTCGCATTCATTATTTTTATTGTCACTTTAGGGCTAGTAATATGGCAGCCTAAAGGTTTGGGTATTGGTTGGAGTGCGATGGGCGGGGCGTTAGTTGCCCTAGCTTTTGGTGTGGTGCAATTATCTGATGTTGGTATCGTCTGGGATATCGTCTGGGATGCGACCTTTACCTTTGTTGCACTAATTATCATCTCTCTTATATTAGATGAGGCGGGGTTTTTTGCTTGGGCTGCGCTACATGTGGCGAGGTTGGGTAACGGACAAGGGCGTTTGTTATTTCCTATGATTGTGATGTTAGGGGCCTTTATCTCAGCGTTTTTTGCCAATGATGGGGCTGCATTACTATTGACGCCGATTGTGATTGCGATATTGCTACGGCTTGATTTCTCACCGCCATCCGCTTTGGCATTTATCATAGCGACAGGCTTTATTGCTGATACAGCGAGCCTACCATTGGTCACATCGAATCTGGTTAATATCGTCAGTGCCAACTATTTTGATATTGGTTTTGGACGTTACGCCGCGGTTATGGTACCGGTCAATATTGTCTCTGTACTAGCGACGCTGGCGGTGCTATGGATTTTTTATGCACGCCACATTCCAACACACTATTCGATGGCGAACCTTAGCGCGCCTGAGTCAGCGATTGAAGACCCCTTAGTTTTTAAAGCCGCTTTTCCGCTATTGGCTTTGCTGCTTGTCGCTTATTTTGCAACAGAGTCGCTCGGTATTCCTGTTTCATTGATTACTGGCACGGCTGCATTACTGCTCATGGCAATTGCTGGTCGCGTTTGGCAAGGGGGTCGTGGGACAGTGATGTCTGTGCCTAATATTTTGCGTAAAGCACCTTGGCAGATCGTTTTATTTTCAATCGGCATGTACTTGGTCGTTTATGGCTTGGGTAATGCAGGATTGACCGCATACGGCGCACAAATACTGAATTGGTTAGGAAAGCAAGGTGCATTGGTCGCAACGTTGGGGACAGGGTTTCTCTCCGCTATTGTGGCATCTATTATGAATAATATGCCCTCCACTTTAGTAGGCGCACTGGCGATTGATAGCGCCCAAGTACCTGCAGCAACTCGTGAGCTGATGATTTATGCCAATGTCATCGGCAATGATTTGGGACCCAAATTCACTCCTATTGGCAGCCTTGCGACTTTACTATGGCTGCATGTCTTGGCAGAAAAAGATTATAAAATTAGCTGGGGGCAATATATGAAGATCGGGCTGATTATTACGCCGCCAGTATTATTCGTCACGCTGTTAGCTTTAGCATTTTGGTTGCCATACTTGTCTTAG
- the arsC gene encoding arsenate reductase (glutaredoxin) (This arsenate reductase requires both glutathione and glutaredoxin to convert arsenate to arsenite, after which the efflux transporter formed by ArsA and ArsB can extrude the arsenite from the cell, providing resistance.), translating to MTSLIFHNPKCGTSRNTLAIMQASGENPEVVEYLKTPPSRDYLVDLLAKIALSPRELLRSKESVNDELGLDNPALSDDEIIDAMIAHPILINRPIVITDKGAALCRPSERVFALLANPVSSFTKEDGEIIYNAKDK from the coding sequence ATGACCTCGTTAATTTTTCATAACCCAAAATGCGGTACTTCTCGTAATACTTTAGCTATTATGCAAGCGTCAGGTGAAAATCCAGAAGTGGTTGAGTATCTTAAAACGCCGCCGAGCCGTGATTACTTGGTTGATCTACTGGCAAAAATAGCCCTCTCGCCACGTGAGTTATTACGCAGTAAAGAGTCTGTTAATGATGAGCTAGGCTTAGACAATCCTGCACTATCTGATGATGAGATTATCGATGCCATGATTGCTCATCCTATTTTAATCAACCGTCCTATTGTGATTACGGATAAAGGTGCGGCATTGTGCCGACCATCAGAGCGAGTATTTGCGTTATTAGCCAATCCAGTGAGCAGCTTTACTAAAGAAGATGGAGAGATTATTTATAATGCTAAAGATAAATAA
- the argF gene encoding ornithine carbamoyltransferase produces the protein MSLRHFLTLSDFTKQELENLIKRASELRKMQHAGEIYQPFVGRTLGMIFEKSSTRTRISFETGMGQFGGNAIFLSPNDTQLGRGEPLEDSARVISSMVDIIMIRTFGHEKVETFAKYSSVPIINALTDEFHPCQLLADMQTYYEHRGSIENKIVTWVGDGNNMCASFMQAAHQFGFELRVAAPYGFEPDSALMERFSHCVSLVENVQDAAKDSNLIVTDVWASMGQESEQNTRARRFAPYQVTPSLLDKADPEVVFMHCLPAHRGEEISHDMLDDPRSVVWDEAENRLHAQKALMEFLLKDKIKLPA, from the coding sequence ATGAGTTTGCGCCATTTTTTGACCTTATCTGATTTCACCAAACAAGAACTAGAAAACCTCATCAAACGCGCCAGCGAATTGCGCAAGATGCAACATGCAGGCGAGATATATCAGCCCTTTGTTGGTCGGACGCTCGGCATGATATTTGAGAAGTCATCAACCCGTACGCGTATCTCATTTGAGACAGGTATGGGGCAATTCGGTGGCAATGCCATCTTCTTATCGCCAAATGATACCCAACTTGGACGCGGTGAGCCTTTAGAAGATTCTGCTCGCGTCATCTCTAGTATGGTCGATATCATTATGATTCGCACCTTTGGTCACGAAAAAGTCGAGACTTTTGCAAAGTACTCAAGTGTCCCTATCATCAATGCCCTGACCGACGAATTTCATCCCTGCCAGCTACTGGCTGACATGCAAACTTATTATGAGCATCGCGGCAGTATCGAAAACAAAATCGTCACTTGGGTCGGTGATGGCAATAATATGTGCGCCTCATTTATGCAAGCTGCTCATCAGTTTGGTTTTGAGCTGCGTGTCGCCGCGCCTTATGGCTTTGAGCCTGACTCAGCACTTATGGAACGCTTCTCGCATTGCGTCAGCCTTGTCGAAAATGTACAAGATGCGGCAAAAGACTCCAACTTGATTGTTACTGATGTATGGGCAAGTATGGGTCAAGAGTCTGAACAAAATACTCGCGCACGTCGATTTGCTCCTTATCAAGTGACGCCATCACTGCTTGATAAAGCTGATCCTGAAGTGGTGTTTATGCACTGCTTGCCAGCGCATCGCGGTGAAGAAATCTCTCATGATATGCTAGATGATCCACGCTCTGTGGTATGGGATGAGGCTGAAAACCGTTTACATGCCCAAAAAGCTTTAATGGAGTTTTTATTAAAAGATAAGATCAAATTGCCTGCATAA
- a CDS encoding ArsR/SmtB family transcription factor, translated as MEITHAITSFAALSQDTRLKAFRLLVSHEPKGLAAGEIARQLSVPHNTMSTHLAVLARAGWVISERQSRQIIYRASLSHMQSVIEFLLQDCCAGNAELCAALVDNLNGCPTDQLDNDTDNQRNS; from the coding sequence ATGGAAATAACTCATGCTATTACAAGTTTTGCCGCCCTCTCTCAAGACACCCGTTTAAAGGCATTTCGGCTGTTGGTCAGTCACGAGCCTAAAGGGTTAGCTGCGGGTGAAATTGCGCGTCAGTTATCTGTGCCACACAATACGATGTCAACGCACTTAGCCGTGCTGGCACGAGCGGGATGGGTGATATCAGAGCGCCAAAGTCGCCAGATTATCTATCGTGCTTCTTTATCACATATGCAGTCAGTCATTGAGTTCTTATTACAAGATTGCTGCGCTGGAAATGCAGAGCTGTGTGCGGCTCTTGTTGATAATTTAAATGGCTGTCCAACCGATCAACTGGATAATGATACTGATAACCAGCGCAACAGTTAA
- a CDS encoding symmetrical bis(5'-nucleosyl)-tetraphosphatase, with the protein MSFRHQYVIGDLQGCYAAYLQLLETLDFDPAQDKLWFAGDLVARGEDSLNTLRHVKALCEQGAAATVLGNHDINLLAVWRGAASIKKKDKTAPIFSADDCDDLLEWLRHQPLLAYPDKHTVLVHAGIPPHWSIEDAENYARQLESQLRGHLKQLDRLLPNLYSKTADEWHADIHGFTKMRAIANYFTRMRLCQQDGLLEFSFTAGLDERMPENFLPWFEWQVPRTRKVLFGHWAALKGEIDLPYARALDGGCVWGNHLLAYRLSDGKTITSSAQCLPIPS; encoded by the coding sequence ATGAGTTTCCGTCATCAGTATGTCATCGGTGATTTGCAAGGCTGTTATGCTGCGTATCTTCAGCTACTTGAAACATTGGATTTTGATCCTGCGCAAGATAAATTATGGTTTGCCGGTGACTTAGTGGCACGTGGCGAGGACTCGTTGAATACGCTGCGTCATGTCAAAGCCTTGTGCGAGCAAGGGGCAGCAGCGACAGTACTTGGCAATCATGATATCAACTTGCTTGCGGTATGGCGTGGCGCGGCAAGCATTAAGAAAAAAGATAAAACGGCACCGATTTTTTCTGCTGATGATTGTGATGATTTGCTGGAGTGGCTACGCCATCAGCCGTTATTGGCTTATCCTGATAAGCATACGGTGCTGGTGCATGCCGGTATCCCGCCGCACTGGAGTATTGAAGACGCCGAAAATTATGCACGGCAGTTAGAGTCACAGTTGCGCGGTCATTTAAAACAGCTTGATAGATTGTTGCCAAATCTCTATAGCAAGACGGCAGATGAGTGGCATGCAGACATTCATGGGTTCACTAAAATGCGTGCGATTGCCAATTATTTTACTCGTATGCGCTTATGTCAGCAGGATGGGTTGCTTGAGTTTAGTTTTACCGCAGGATTAGATGAGCGCATGCCAGAGAATTTTCTGCCTTGGTTTGAATGGCAAGTGCCGCGCACGCGTAAGGTGTTATTTGGCCATTGGGCAGCACTCAAAGGTGAGATTGATTTGCCTTATGCTCGCGCACTTGATGGCGGCTGTGTTTGGGGCAATCATCTGCTTGCCTATCGCTTGAGTGATGGCAAAACCATCACGTCAAGTGCGCAGTGCTTGCCAATACCCTCTTAG
- the rpiA gene encoding ribose-5-phosphate isomerase RpiA: MSDQQAQKQAAAKAALRYIEDDMILGVGTGSTVNCLIELLPTLKLAGAVASSQVTEDRLRALGIEIVDLNFAGQLDVYIDGADEVNAHLQLIKGGGGALTREKIVAAASNKFVCMVDESKSVEILGRAFPVPIEVLPQARSYVARQLARMGGEPVYREDFVTDYGNVILDTYDLDVSNPLALEQQLNNIVGVVCNGIFAANQADVLLKASSNGVEILNR, translated from the coding sequence ATGAGTGATCAGCAAGCACAAAAGCAAGCCGCAGCCAAAGCCGCTCTACGCTATATTGAAGATGATATGATACTTGGCGTGGGGACGGGCAGTACGGTGAACTGTCTGATTGAGTTATTACCGACATTAAAGCTTGCTGGCGCGGTTGCAAGCTCGCAGGTGACAGAAGATAGATTGCGTGCACTTGGTATCGAGATTGTTGATTTAAACTTTGCAGGTCAGCTTGATGTGTATATTGATGGTGCTGACGAAGTAAACGCGCATTTGCAACTGATTAAAGGTGGCGGCGGTGCGCTGACACGCGAAAAAATCGTCGCCGCAGCTTCCAATAAGTTTGTCTGCATGGTCGATGAGAGTAAAAGTGTTGAGATACTGGGGCGCGCTTTCCCAGTACCAATAGAGGTATTGCCCCAAGCACGTTCTTATGTGGCGCGGCAATTAGCCCGTATGGGCGGCGAGCCGGTTTATCGTGAAGATTTTGTCACGGATTATGGCAATGTGATTTTGGATACTTACGATTTGGATGTCAGTAATCCACTAGCACTTGAACAGCAGTTAAACAATATCGTCGGTGTGGTTTGTAATGGTATCTTTGCTGCCAATCAAGCAGACGTTTTGCTCAAAGCAAGCAGTAACGGGGTTGAAATACTTAACCGTTAA